The Desulfovibrio sp. JC022 genome window below encodes:
- a CDS encoding peptidylprolyl isomerase, whose amino-acid sequence MARATARHLLVSDEETCLDLKKQIQDGADFGELAKQHSSCPSGQRGGELGQFSPGQMVPEFDTVVFNEAVGEVHGPVKTQFGYHLLIIDSRED is encoded by the coding sequence ATGGCAAGAGCAACAGCCCGTCATCTTTTGGTTAGTGATGAAGAAACCTGTCTGGATCTGAAAAAACAAATTCAGGACGGCGCAGATTTTGGTGAACTGGCAAAACAGCATTCCAGCTGCCCTTCCGGACAGCGCGGCGGCGAGCTGGGTCAGTTCAGCCCCGGCCAGATGGTCCCGGAATTTGACACCGTTGTCTTCAATGAGGCAGTTGGCGAAGTTCACGGTCCGGTAAAAACACAGTTCGGTTACCACCTGCTGATCATCGATAGCCGAGAAGACTAA
- a CDS encoding STAS domain-containing protein, with protein sequence MEITVQRHGDTVVVGMSGRIDAFGAGELDRTLKNILADENLACVAFDMADVRYLSSAGIRSIVRTMKILHRRNGALALCAICSYCRNVLDTAGMTNSLNIFSTRSEAMTFLQSVQWERQALDNWESLETADSPIGKFRFVPGENSPADLKVIGSIADIFHSRVDRGHIFSRGFSQTEYSIGVGGLGEVPDDYMKVLGSMITIGGTMAWLPTDGHDLADFLVPRNDTGSVMIRTPFNLTLAGGFNEYIMFESTEEGGTTLDRLYRGLFLLSRRRRRDFKGVLGVAAWMQASELMAGTMMRSPVREFAPENKKAITDPSNSDEWFKRDVLPRHRDVTCLTCGVGVDLSCDLSVYDQSGLYAAFYIDPATAGDRGHILNNHGAVFEQVHMPERMVCLDKMVRDVSAKAEFKDMRKLRDNSRVTRAFLGVSYINRLVRDNAGWQGTTEVPVNRTVAEKRYREESEFPLVSQKREAELNKFQRFLEAQQAKLGDQD encoded by the coding sequence ATGGAAATTACAGTACAAAGACACGGGGATACAGTTGTCGTCGGCATGAGCGGAAGAATAGACGCTTTCGGGGCCGGGGAACTGGATCGGACCCTTAAAAATATCCTTGCTGATGAAAATCTTGCCTGTGTGGCTTTTGATATGGCCGATGTGCGTTACTTGAGCAGTGCCGGAATTCGTTCCATTGTGCGAACCATGAAAATATTGCATCGTCGTAACGGTGCGCTGGCTTTGTGCGCGATCTGTTCGTACTGCCGCAACGTGCTTGATACCGCCGGGATGACCAATTCCCTAAATATTTTTTCTACTCGCAGCGAGGCCATGACCTTTCTGCAATCCGTGCAGTGGGAACGGCAGGCCCTTGATAATTGGGAAAGTTTGGAAACAGCGGATTCACCCATCGGCAAATTCAGGTTCGTGCCCGGTGAAAATTCTCCGGCAGATCTAAAGGTTATCGGCTCTATTGCAGATATTTTCCATTCACGGGTGGATAGAGGGCATATTTTTTCCCGTGGTTTTTCCCAGACTGAATACTCTATCGGTGTGGGCGGGTTGGGGGAAGTCCCGGATGATTATATGAAGGTGCTGGGCTCCATGATCACCATCGGCGGAACTATGGCCTGGCTGCCTACCGACGGGCATGATCTTGCGGATTTTTTAGTTCCCCGCAACGATACCGGATCGGTGATGATCCGTACTCCTTTCAATCTGACCCTTGCAGGGGGATTCAATGAATATATCATGTTCGAATCCACTGAAGAGGGCGGAACCACGCTGGACAGGCTTTATCGCGGTCTTTTTCTGCTTTCCCGGAGAAGGCGCAGGGATTTCAAAGGAGTACTCGGAGTTGCTGCATGGATGCAGGCCAGTGAGCTTATGGCCGGAACAATGATGCGTTCTCCGGTGCGTGAATTCGCCCCTGAAAACAAGAAGGCCATTACTGATCCTTCCAATAGTGACGAGTGGTTCAAACGTGACGTGCTGCCCCGCCACCGGGATGTGACCTGTTTGACCTGCGGAGTGGGGGTGGATCTTTCCTGTGACCTTTCTGTTTACGACCAGTCCGGGCTTTATGCCGCTTTTTATATTGATCCGGCCACTGCCGGGGACCGAGGGCACATCCTCAACAATCACGGTGCGGTTTTCGAGCAGGTTCATATGCCCGAGAGGATGGTCTGTCTTGATAAAATGGTCCGCGATGTTTCCGCTAAAGCCGAATTCAAGGATATGCGCAAACTGCGCGATAACAGCCGCGTAACCCGTGCTTTTCTGGGAGTCAGCTATATTAACAGGCTGGTCCGGGACAATGCCGGATGGCAGGGGACAACAGAAGTTCCCGTCAATAGGACCGTTGCAGAGAAGCGTTACCGGGAGGAGTCTGAATTTCCTCTTGTCTCGCAGAAACGTGAGGCTGAACTCAATAAATTTCAGCGTTTTCTGGAAGCTCAGCAGGCCAAACTGGGCGATCAGGATTGA
- a CDS encoding asparaginase produces the protein MGSKNISGEVVLIFTGGTIGMSEKPDAGGVVPDDNFTKLLNEVTPDGHDIKIRPVLWSDIPSPHMCPDKMLKLAHDVEAFLTEEQVLGAVILHGTDLMAETAYVLDLTVRSPKPVILTGAMRYFNESGYDGIRNLVDAVRTCLLPPPEGTDVIIQMADKLFAAKNAIKSSSLNVDPFIGQNTGRIGFIAGESVILTRAKPGRRPRLPFQVSAMADKVHLVGCHPGMDSIVLEKLIESGAKGIVLEGFGAGNAPPGAVPGVEKCIAAGIPVVLCTRCVEGGVWPIYAYPGGAADLKQKGVIIAGGLSALKATLLLQLLLGSGCPCNKIEEIFAEESV, from the coding sequence ATGGGTTCAAAAAATATTTCAGGTGAGGTCGTCCTTATTTTCACCGGAGGCACCATCGGCATGAGCGAAAAGCCCGATGCCGGGGGAGTTGTACCGGACGATAATTTCACCAAGCTTCTTAACGAGGTCACTCCGGACGGGCATGATATCAAAATCCGTCCCGTACTCTGGTCGGATATTCCCAGCCCGCACATGTGCCCGGATAAGATGCTCAAACTGGCCCATGATGTTGAAGCCTTCCTTACCGAAGAGCAGGTTCTGGGTGCGGTCATCCTGCACGGCACCGACCTTATGGCTGAAACAGCCTACGTACTGGACCTGACCGTACGTTCCCCCAAGCCGGTCATCCTTACCGGAGCCATGCGCTATTTCAATGAATCAGGCTACGACGGCATCCGCAACCTTGTGGACGCAGTAAGGACGTGTCTGCTGCCTCCGCCGGAAGGAACAGATGTCATCATCCAGATGGCAGACAAACTCTTTGCTGCCAAGAATGCCATCAAGTCCAGTTCCCTTAATGTTGACCCCTTTATCGGCCAGAATACCGGGAGAATAGGTTTTATTGCCGGGGAATCAGTGATCCTTACCCGCGCCAAGCCGGGCCGCAGACCGCGACTGCCCTTCCAGGTAAGCGCAATGGCCGACAAGGTTCATCTGGTGGGTTGCCATCCGGGCATGGACTCAATAGTTCTGGAAAAGCTCATAGAAAGCGGAGCAAAAGGAATAGTACTCGAAGGTTTCGGAGCAGGAAACGCCCCTCCCGGAGCAGTTCCCGGAGTGGAAAAATGCATCGCTGCCGGAATCCCGGTGGTGCTCTGCACCCGCTGCGTGGAAGGCGGGGTCTGGCCCATATACGCCTATCCCGGCGGGGCCGCAGACCTCAAACAAAAAGGGGTAATCATCGCCGGGGGACTCTCCGCCCTAAAAGCAACCCTGCTCCTGCAACTGCTGCTTGGGTCTGGATGTCCGTGTAATAAAATTGAAGAGATATTTGCTGAAGAGAGCGTGTAG
- a CDS encoding ABC transporter substrate-binding protein, with product MFFRLMGSLFAMLILSVPAFAGEKVIKVGVLYNLTGGMAAIDRPGLHGMELAKEIINSGGGIMGRKLSLVVSDCRSDLDSAAMASEALAGQDEMVAVIGLNDTDYVMAAAPAITAKNIIFITSGATMQNLPYMYGKNFFMAAFGDNMQARAVAKFAKRRLDTSRCFVGTDISNEFTKTLSKYFKRRYRKYGGTVVDEIWYSSGDGKYPLPKGDEKNPDLIFMSSIPPDAANYVTAARKAGFNQPIVSGDGFDTPGLRDIPAEFAHDIYFATHVALDNPDPQVQEFVDSYERMFGVRPESGFAALGYDTVMLLAQAIEKAGVVKSEAVREALSKTSDFKGVTGKFYYPEGIRVPMKSVDIVKYQNGTFSFVEQVSPN from the coding sequence ATGTTTTTTCGTTTGATGGGCAGCCTGTTTGCCATGCTGATTTTGTCCGTACCGGCTTTTGCCGGGGAGAAAGTTATCAAGGTCGGGGTGCTTTATAATCTCACAGGGGGAATGGCCGCTATTGACCGTCCCGGACTGCACGGCATGGAGCTGGCCAAAGAGATTATTAATTCCGGGGGCGGAATTATGGGCCGCAAGCTGAGTCTTGTGGTTTCCGATTGCCGTTCCGATCTTGATTCTGCGGCAATGGCTTCTGAAGCTCTGGCCGGACAGGATGAAATGGTGGCGGTTATCGGCTTGAACGATACTGATTATGTTATGGCTGCGGCCCCTGCAATCACCGCAAAGAATATTATTTTCATCACTTCCGGGGCGACCATGCAGAACCTGCCTTACATGTACGGCAAGAATTTTTTTATGGCTGCTTTCGGGGACAATATGCAGGCCCGTGCTGTGGCTAAATTTGCCAAACGCAGGCTGGATACTTCCCGCTGTTTTGTGGGGACTGATATTTCCAATGAATTTACCAAGACTCTTTCCAAGTATTTCAAGCGTCGTTACCGTAAGTACGGCGGAACTGTTGTGGATGAGATCTGGTACAGTTCCGGTGATGGCAAATATCCTTTGCCCAAGGGTGATGAAAAGAACCCGGATCTGATTTTCATGTCCTCCATTCCGCCGGATGCGGCTAACTATGTTACTGCGGCCCGTAAGGCTGGATTCAATCAGCCCATTGTTTCAGGTGACGGGTTCGATACTCCGGGGCTGCGCGATATCCCGGCGGAATTTGCCCATGACATCTATTTCGCCACTCATGTGGCCCTTGATAATCCGGACCCGCAGGTTCAGGAATTTGTGGACAGCTATGAGCGCATGTTCGGTGTCCGTCCGGAATCAGGCTTTGCCGCCCTCGGCTATGACACAGTCATGCTGCTGGCTCAGGCTATTGAAAAGGCCGGGGTTGTTAAATCGGAAGCCGTACGCGAAGCTCTTTCCAAAACTTCCGATTTCAAGGGAGTTACCGGGAAATTTTACTACCCTGAAGGAATAAGGGTTCCCATGAAAAGTGTGGATATAGTGAAATACCAAAACGGTACATTTTCCTTTGTGGAGCAGGTTTCCCCTAATTAA
- the typA gene encoding translational GTPase TypA, whose protein sequence is MTNLIQNEKIRNIAIIAHVDHGKTTLVDGMFKQSGLFREGQEVDDRLMDSMDLERERGITIAAKNCAVDWKGVKINIIDTPGHADFGGEVERSLSMADGAILLVDASEGPLPQTRFVLKKALEAGLKIIVVVNKIDRADARPDEVLDEVYDLFIDLDANEEQLEFPLLYAIGRDGIAQETLEEKGENLHPLMDLVVTQVPGPSYCETEPFQMLVSDLGYSDYLGRLAIGKVIHGSAKQNEPLTCINEQGENVSLRLTKIQTYDGLSFVETDIANPGDIVVVSGIEEITIGDTICTKEAPKALPRITVDEPTVSMRFTINTSPMAGLEGKLVQSSRIRERLHKETLLNVAVKIEESEEKDSFIVKGRGEFQLAILIETMRREGFELSVGRPEVIFKKEDGQKLEPMEQVFIDCEEAFLGVVTEKLSTRKGKMTNLVNNGKGRVRMEFSAPSRALIGYRDEFLTDTKGTGIMNSLFAGYEPYRGDFPSRYTGSLVADRAGKGVAYAIFNLEPRGELFIEPGDPIYEGMIVGEHNRDNDININPSKEKKLSNMRASGKDEAVILTPIRPMTLERAMHFIRDDELIEVTPESIRLRKMELSASKRHMSRGKQLKAKGQK, encoded by the coding sequence GTGACTAATCTTATCCAAAACGAAAAAATTAGAAATATAGCTATCATAGCACACGTTGACCATGGTAAAACCACTTTGGTTGACGGCATGTTCAAACAAAGCGGCCTGTTCCGTGAAGGTCAGGAAGTTGATGACCGGCTCATGGACAGCATGGACCTTGAGCGCGAACGCGGCATCACCATTGCTGCAAAAAACTGCGCCGTGGACTGGAAAGGCGTCAAAATTAATATTATTGACACCCCCGGTCACGCCGACTTCGGTGGCGAAGTTGAACGTTCCCTGTCCATGGCAGATGGCGCCATCCTGCTGGTCGACGCATCTGAAGGCCCTCTGCCCCAGACCCGCTTCGTACTCAAGAAAGCCCTTGAAGCCGGCCTTAAAATTATCGTTGTAGTCAACAAAATCGACCGTGCAGATGCCCGCCCGGACGAAGTCCTTGACGAAGTCTACGACCTCTTCATCGATCTTGATGCCAATGAAGAACAGCTCGAATTCCCCCTGCTCTACGCTATCGGACGTGACGGTATTGCTCAGGAAACCCTTGAAGAAAAAGGCGAAAACCTGCACCCGCTCATGGACTTGGTTGTAACTCAAGTCCCCGGTCCTTCCTATTGCGAAACAGAACCTTTTCAGATGCTGGTTTCCGATCTCGGCTACTCCGACTACCTCGGACGTCTGGCTATCGGTAAAGTCATCCACGGCAGTGCCAAGCAGAACGAACCCCTGACCTGCATCAATGAGCAAGGTGAGAACGTATCCCTGCGCCTGACCAAAATTCAGACCTATGACGGACTTTCCTTTGTAGAAACCGATATCGCCAACCCCGGCGACATTGTTGTTGTTTCCGGCATCGAAGAAATCACCATCGGTGACACCATCTGCACCAAGGAAGCACCGAAAGCCCTTCCCCGCATCACAGTTGATGAACCAACTGTTTCCATGCGCTTCACCATCAATACCTCGCCCATGGCAGGCCTTGAAGGCAAACTGGTCCAGTCTTCCAGAATCCGCGAAAGACTGCACAAGGAAACCCTTCTTAACGTCGCTGTAAAAATTGAGGAAAGTGAAGAAAAGGACAGTTTCATCGTCAAAGGACGCGGCGAATTCCAGCTTGCTATCCTTATTGAAACCATGCGCCGCGAAGGATTCGAACTTTCTGTAGGCCGTCCTGAAGTTATCTTCAAAAAAGAAGACGGACAGAAACTTGAGCCTATGGAACAGGTCTTCATTGATTGTGAAGAAGCTTTCCTCGGTGTAGTCACTGAAAAACTTTCCACCCGTAAGGGTAAAATGACCAACCTGGTCAATAACGGAAAAGGCCGTGTACGCATGGAATTTTCCGCTCCCTCCCGCGCACTCATCGGTTATCGCGATGAATTCCTGACCGACACCAAGGGTACCGGGATCATGAACTCCCTTTTCGCAGGTTACGAGCCGTACCGTGGAGATTTCCCCTCCCGCTACACCGGCTCTCTTGTTGCTGACCGCGCAGGTAAAGGCGTAGCTTACGCCATCTTCAACCTTGAACCGCGCGGCGAACTTTTCATTGAGCCCGGCGATCCAATCTACGAAGGTATGATTGTAGGTGAGCACAACAGGGATAATGACATTAACATTAACCCTTCCAAAGAGAAAAAGCTCAGCAACATGCGTGCTTCCGGTAAGGATGAAGCTGTTATTCTGACTCCCATCCGTCCCATGACCCTTGAACGTGCAATGCACTTCATCAGGGATGATGAGCTGATTGAGGTTACTCCCGAATCAATCCGCCTGCGCAAGATGGAACTTTCCGCTTCCAAACGCCACATGTCCCGCGGTAAGCAGCTCAAGGCCAAAGGCCAGAAGTAA
- a CDS encoding leucyl aminopeptidase, whose translation MEFNIVTEQTSAWSADAVIFFAFKDSDEYLPGFSSWMASDADWVAGSPALGDFSGELGSSAVIYGSGSSVQRVLLVGLGEEDKFGVDKFLQAVSSAFQKCRELKFRTVGVPLPAFEGIVLEDKLVHFVVAAIEGLYSFDEFKSKKDDEQKFPETVRFLTEEEPPAHLAEMLAKGQAVGLGMGYARDLVNLPPNVATPVYLADEAKKMAKKYGFKFKAMKRKEIIDKGMGAYASVFKGSNDEPRMITLEYCPKDREGQKPLVLVGKGVTFDTGGISLKPTGFIEDMKCDMGGAAAVFGFFQAIGEIKPDLPVVGILPCADNMPDANATRPGEVVTSFSGKTIEILNTDAEGRLLLCDALAYSAQYEPAAIIDLATLTGGCIVAFGWSVAAVMDNSPLMQELVIESGKSVGERFWPMPLWDIYKEELKSEVADFKNVGSREGMTIHAGMFLKEFVPEDTPWAHLDIAGPAWRKKKSPAGSAGGTGFGVRTLVELAERIDLEDM comes from the coding sequence ATGGAATTCAATATTGTCACCGAACAGACATCCGCATGGTCTGCGGACGCGGTTATCTTTTTCGCATTTAAGGATTCTGATGAATATCTTCCCGGATTTTCTTCATGGATGGCTTCCGATGCCGATTGGGTTGCCGGATCGCCCGCTTTGGGTGATTTCTCAGGGGAACTGGGGAGTTCCGCAGTTATCTACGGTTCCGGTTCATCTGTGCAGCGGGTGCTGCTGGTGGGGCTGGGCGAGGAAGATAAGTTCGGGGTGGATAAGTTTCTGCAAGCAGTCAGTTCCGCTTTTCAAAAGTGCCGGGAATTGAAATTCCGCACTGTGGGTGTTCCGCTTCCGGCCTTTGAAGGAATTGTACTTGAGGACAAGCTGGTTCATTTTGTGGTTGCCGCCATAGAGGGGCTGTATTCCTTTGATGAATTTAAATCAAAGAAGGATGATGAGCAGAAATTTCCGGAAACAGTGCGTTTTCTGACTGAAGAAGAGCCTCCGGCCCATCTGGCGGAAATGCTCGCTAAGGGACAGGCTGTTGGGCTGGGCATGGGTTATGCCCGTGATCTGGTCAACCTTCCCCCCAACGTTGCCACCCCGGTCTACCTTGCTGATGAGGCTAAGAAAATGGCCAAGAAGTATGGTTTCAAGTTCAAGGCCATGAAACGCAAAGAGATAATTGATAAGGGCATGGGCGCGTATGCTTCCGTGTTTAAAGGTTCCAACGATGAACCCCGCATGATCACCCTTGAATATTGCCCCAAGGACCGTGAAGGGCAGAAGCCGCTGGTGCTGGTGGGTAAAGGCGTAACCTTTGATACCGGGGGAATTTCCCTTAAACCCACTGGATTTATCGAAGACATGAAATGCGACATGGGCGGAGCTGCGGCGGTTTTCGGTTTTTTTCAGGCTATCGGTGAAATCAAGCCGGACCTGCCTGTTGTGGGTATTCTGCCCTGCGCTGATAATATGCCCGATGCAAATGCCACCCGTCCGGGAGAGGTTGTAACTTCATTTTCCGGCAAGACCATTGAAATTTTAAATACCGATGCTGAAGGGCGTCTGCTGCTCTGCGATGCCCTTGCTTATTCCGCCCAGTATGAGCCTGCGGCTATTATCGATCTCGCCACTCTTACCGGGGGCTGTATTGTGGCTTTCGGCTGGAGCGTGGCTGCGGTAATGGATAATTCACCGTTGATGCAGGAGCTGGTTATTGAATCCGGTAAAAGCGTGGGTGAAAGATTTTGGCCCATGCCGCTCTGGGATATTTATAAAGAGGAACTTAAAAGCGAGGTTGCCGATTTCAAGAATGTCGGTTCCCGCGAGGGTATGACCATTCATGCCGGGATGTTCCTTAAGGAATTCGTACCTGAAGACACCCCGTGGGCCCATCTGGATATTGCCGGGCCCGCATGGCGCAAGAAAAAGTCACCTGCCGGATCAGCCGGGGGAACCGGATTCGGTGTACGCACGCTGGTTGAGCTTGCTGAGCGGATCGATTTGGAAGATATGTAG
- a CDS encoding 4Fe-4S binding protein produces the protein MKRILNKFLPDTETGEFLKQALEDRNLTMKDVLHGYMYIRWPKAYIGAALGENNLAPIAEFFTSLVASPKDKEKRQQLKNEFAQNYHGKVIPTEEAVKLVKIKKEVRTTLPERVLPYEKARDIVLQNPDHIVLFECPCRASREKPCYPLDVCMIVGEPFASFVAKNHPEKARRITEDEAVRILEAENARGHVHHVFFKDVMLGRFYAICNCCTCCCGAMEAMRNGIPMLAPSGYIAVVDPHKCIGCGQCMEYCPFGAMNLRDKRMRIDPKKCMGCGVCTNKCRKDALRLARNKKHPEPLLVEKLLEG, from the coding sequence ATGAAACGAATCCTGAACAAGTTCCTACCTGACACTGAAACCGGTGAGTTCCTGAAGCAGGCACTTGAAGACCGGAACCTGACCATGAAGGATGTTCTTCACGGATATATGTATATTCGCTGGCCCAAAGCCTATATCGGGGCAGCTCTGGGCGAGAACAATCTGGCCCCCATTGCGGAATTCTTTACCAGTCTGGTTGCTTCTCCCAAAGATAAAGAAAAACGCCAGCAGCTCAAAAACGAATTTGCCCAGAATTATCACGGCAAGGTCATTCCCACGGAAGAAGCCGTAAAACTAGTTAAGATTAAAAAGGAAGTGCGTACAACTTTGCCTGAACGGGTTCTTCCCTATGAAAAGGCCCGCGACATTGTATTGCAGAATCCTGATCATATCGTGCTCTTTGAATGCCCCTGCCGGGCATCAAGGGAAAAGCCCTGCTATCCTCTTGATGTATGCATGATCGTTGGTGAGCCCTTTGCCTCTTTTGTTGCCAAAAACCACCCGGAAAAGGCCCGGCGCATAACCGAGGACGAAGCTGTACGTATTCTGGAAGCTGAAAATGCAAGGGGACACGTGCACCACGTTTTTTTCAAGGATGTAATGCTGGGTAGGTTTTACGCTATCTGCAACTGCTGCACCTGCTGCTGCGGAGCAATGGAAGCCATGCGTAATGGAATTCCCATGCTTGCCCCCTCCGGCTACATTGCTGTGGTAGACCCGCACAAATGCATCGGCTGCGGACAGTGCATGGAATACTGCCCCTTCGGAGCCATGAATCTGCGTGACAAGCGCATGCGCATTGATCCCAAAAAATGCATGGGTTGCGGGGTATGCACCAACAAATGCCGCAAAGATGCCCTGCGCCTTGCGCGCAACAAGAAACACCCCGAACCATTGCTGGTGGAGAAATTGCTGGAAGGATAG
- a CDS encoding PAS domain-containing protein — MVVLEGYIMQGIEFLAQDYPGVVVGLDENKRIVFIGGKEASVVSGQLTAGEYLDPYNPAPLMEELGRFVDRIVADESESAGSFESATDAGLIIWKGLFHDDSGNIVLKGRVRSRSNDYDGAGGAGPQDKEKILETLLSNLPGMAYRCKNDVEWTMDFVSEGCFELTGYKPESLLANRDISYSDLILPQYQAHVWECVQEAVQDREPFEIIYKIRIASGEEKWVWEKGVDSRDEEGRGTLEGFITDVTPLMEAEQALHQSEERYRLMAEKTGQMVYDLNLETGKIIWSGAVLEITGLQEHEFQSVDLVGWEDKIHPDDRKEVIEELENCIREGAPFVSVYRFRRKNGSYLYVEDEGSFLMDGNGIPVRMVGVLRDYSHKMKVQELMIQTEKMTTVASLSAGMAHEINNPLGIVTQSAQNIERRLSPELPGNIETAKKLGISLESIRNYLEERKILTMVEEIKEAGSRAAKVIVNMLNFSRKSGDEKDFCSIPEIVERAIDTADAKLCTEEGCDFRKINFVKEFQEGLPHVLCYAGELEQVLLNLMRNSAQSIIGSGRADSKAEIVIRGYCNNAYLTIEVEDNGPGMDRFTRKKAFEPFFSTRAEGGSGLGLSVAYFIITRNHGGTIRIDSEPDKGTKFTLQLPRGPVSDIFSQGLV; from the coding sequence GTGGTGGTTTTAGAAGGATATATCATGCAGGGTATCGAGTTTCTGGCTCAGGATTATCCCGGGGTAGTGGTCGGACTTGATGAGAATAAACGCATCGTATTTATCGGTGGCAAGGAAGCGTCGGTTGTTTCCGGGCAGTTGACTGCCGGAGAATATCTTGACCCTTACAATCCTGCGCCCTTGATGGAGGAGTTAGGGAGATTTGTCGATAGAATCGTGGCGGACGAATCTGAATCTGCCGGAAGTTTTGAATCGGCTACAGACGCGGGGTTGATTATTTGGAAAGGCCTGTTTCATGATGATTCAGGCAATATTGTTCTAAAAGGGCGGGTTCGTTCCCGGAGCAATGATTATGATGGGGCCGGGGGCGCGGGGCCTCAGGATAAGGAAAAAATTCTTGAAACTCTTTTGAGCAACCTTCCGGGAATGGCTTATCGTTGCAAAAATGATGTTGAATGGACCATGGATTTTGTCAGTGAAGGGTGTTTTGAACTGACCGGATATAAGCCTGAGTCCCTACTGGCAAACCGTGATATTTCCTATTCTGATCTTATTCTCCCGCAATATCAGGCCCATGTCTGGGAATGTGTACAGGAGGCCGTTCAAGACCGGGAGCCGTTTGAAATAATCTATAAGATCAGGATTGCTTCAGGTGAGGAAAAATGGGTCTGGGAAAAGGGAGTGGACTCCAGGGATGAAGAAGGGAGGGGGACTCTTGAAGGTTTTATTACTGATGTCACCCCGCTCATGGAGGCCGAACAGGCTTTGCATCAGAGTGAAGAACGTTACAGGCTTATGGCTGAAAAGACCGGACAGATGGTTTATGATCTGAACCTCGAAACCGGAAAAATAATTTGGTCCGGTGCGGTGTTGGAAATTACCGGGCTTCAGGAACATGAATTCCAATCTGTTGATCTCGTTGGCTGGGAAGATAAAATCCATCCTGATGATCGTAAAGAGGTTATCGAAGAACTTGAAAACTGTATTCGCGAAGGAGCTCCTTTTGTTTCGGTTTACAGATTCAGGCGTAAAAACGGTAGTTATCTTTACGTTGAAGATGAAGGCAGTTTTTTGATGGATGGTAACGGTATTCCGGTGCGGATGGTCGGTGTGCTGCGCGATTATTCCCACAAGATGAAGGTTCAGGAATTGATGATCCAGACTGAAAAAATGACCACCGTAGCCAGCCTTTCCGCAGGCATGGCCCACGAGATTAATAATCCGTTGGGTATCGTGACTCAGTCAGCCCAGAATATAGAACGCAGGTTGTCGCCGGAGCTGCCCGGAAATATTGAAACCGCGAAAAAACTTGGCATTTCTTTGGAATCAATTCGCAATTACCTTGAAGAACGCAAAATATTGACCATGGTTGAAGAAATAAAGGAAGCTGGGTCCCGTGCTGCCAAGGTTATTGTAAATATGCTCAATTTCAGCCGCAAGTCAGGAGATGAAAAAGATTTTTGCTCTATTCCCGAAATTGTTGAGCGGGCCATAGACACTGCTGATGCGAAGCTGTGCACCGAAGAAGGTTGCGATTTCCGTAAGATAAATTTTGTGAAGGAATTTCAGGAAGGGTTGCCTCATGTACTTTGTTACGCAGGTGAACTGGAGCAGGTGCTGCTTAACCTGATGCGTAATTCTGCGCAGTCCATCATCGGCAGCGGTCGTGCGGACAGCAAGGCTGAAATCGTGATTCGGGGATATTGCAATAATGCCTATCTGACTATTGAAGTGGAGGATAATGGGCCGGGCATGGACAGGTTCACCCGTAAGAAGGCTTTCGAACCTTTTTTCAGTACCCGCGCGGAAGGGGGCAGCGGGCTGGGATTGTCCGTGGCTTATTTCATTATTACCCGCAATCATGGCGGAACCATCAGGATTGATTCCGAGCCGGACAAGGGCACTAAATTTACCCTCCAGCTGCCGCGCGGGCCGGTATCGGATATATTTTCTCAGGGACTTGTTTAG